In Pygocentrus nattereri isolate fPygNat1 chromosome 3, fPygNat1.pri, whole genome shotgun sequence, the DNA window GCTGCTTTtgaatagtaaatgaaatggcaaatGTTCTGCACTCTAACTCACGATGGGATTATTACATTTGCAATTAAACAAGATGATTCACCATAGTGCGCACTCTGAACGCTCCTTTTGTAGAATGTGTGCTGATATGGATAAAGTCAGATGGGCTCTCtagattaaaaatgaattatacaaGCTCTGGTCAGTTTTAGGAGAACTAGGAAATGGGTGGTTATCCAGTGGGTGGGGTTCACTGCAGACATGAAGAGATAAAGGCACGTCTATATTTCATTTGAATATCTGCAAAACAGTGAGCCTTTACACAGTAATGATCTCTTACGACgaagactccatttcccatggTTCCATTTCAAAACCTCTTTCTGCTTATCTCGTGCTCGAGTGATCTAAATCTGCTAAAGCGCTGCCTGCTGTGTTTTTCACACCTGTTTTGGGACAAACCCCGCCCCCGTCCATAAGGACTGGCTAGTACGTTCCAAACTCCTGCGTCACGATTAGCTAGCAGTTTATATTCCTTTCAGTCCGCCCAGAAACAGCCAATCATAGCTAAGTGGGGCGGGGCCGATCGTAAAACGGGTGGAAAAGAAAAGGCAGAGAGTGAGGCAGGCGAAGCTCAATGATACGACGAGGGCGAACCAGGATGCTAACACACTACGAAGAAGGCATCTTTACATAGCAAGTATTACATTTCTTTGACCGAAACACATCCTTCTACCATGTGTACCTGAGCAGGATATTGACGAACCAATCTATTGAACGTTTGcgtgctcgctctctctctctctctctctctctctctctctctctctctctctctcaaagcctGCAGCGTTCTTTAAATCTAATGATGATCATAGATAGACACATGCAAACCGTCTCTGCGAAATGCTGTTATAAGCGGCTGGTTGATGTAATCTTGTCCTTTGAGGCAGTCGGCCGGTGGCCATATGAGACAGTGCTTTAGGCTTTATTACCTGAGCATTTTTAATCCCCATATTATTATGCAGGAGTGTAGCCCAGTTCACTACGTTCAGTTTAGACATGCGATTTAGAGAGTCTTAAAGCTTATCCATGGGTTTATGTGGATTGCTTTGCTAATTGGATACTGATTCAGGAGGCTAATCGGTCACTTTAATCGCCTTTCATCGTAGGGTGATGGATTTTTTTCGATTAACTTTCACAAACGCATGGCAGGTTCAAGCATAAGCAGAGCTCGTTTGCTCTTGTAAACTTCAGTACGAATTACCGTtttattggggggggggggctccaTGAGCTAATTGCTACACGTGACATCAGTGTGTGCATTGGCAGGTTTGACGTGGCTGTCTTGATGCGGTGGCTAATTGAAGAGATCTGGTGGAGAGAGTCTGATGGCCtcagtggagctgctgtgtcTAGATAAAGAAAGGCGAGATGGTCCAGACTGGGCTTCCAGTGCTGTGCACGTTCACCGGTCCCAAAGCGCAGGTGACGAAAGTCCATCCGAGCAGCATGGATGCAGTCCAAAAAGCAAGGCTGCTGTGTCAGAGCGCCGGTGTAATTCAGCCCCGAGGACAGCTCCCGTCAAGGGACTGCCTGGTAAGCACTGTCATCCACCGGTGGAGAAGGTCAGAGTGTGCTGTGACCAGGAGCTGGAGACCTCTTTCACTTACGTCGACGAAAATGTCAACCTGCGACTGGCCACCCCTGACAAGAGTGATGGCACACCCTGCCTGGGTTCCTCGAACGAGATGCATCTGGATGGACTCCATGAGCTCTCCTTGATGTCTGACCTGGCGTCTGAGAGCGTAGGAAGGCCGGTGGATTATGGCTTCATCAGTGCCGTCACGTTCCTAGTGGCCGGGATCATTCTGGTGATCATCTCCTACGCCGTGCCACGTGAAGTAAACGTGAACCCAGACAGCGTCTCGGCTCGAGAGATGGAAAGACTGGAGAGGGAAAGCGCCAGGGTAGGGGCGCACCTGGACAGGTGCGTTATCGCTGGCCTTTGCCTGCTCACTTTGGGCGGGGTGGTGCTCTCCACTCTGCTCATGGTGTCAATGTGGAAGGGGGAGATGTACAGGAGAAAGGCCTTCGCATACTCCAAGCACTCTACAAAATTATACGGCTCCATTAATCTTAGATCGAAGTCGAGCCCCGGGCGGTCGCCCTCACACAGCGTTGTTGAGGAGGAGAATGGCGAAAGCATTAGCTGACTATTATTTCTGTCTCTAAGCATTTATCCCAATCACTTCATCAAAACACAGACTTAACAACAGATCTGTAAAGGTTGTATTTTCATCACACTTTTAAAGTCTTATAATAGCCTGTAGTTTTTGAcgtttttttgacatttttaaacacatctcTCAGTGTCATTTGCTTATGGAATATAACTCAGATATGCAATATCATACTGTCACTTTCATTTAACCAAGAGAATCATTTCCCCTTCTTTCCCTGCAAATTGTAACTAACTCGTCTTTTTGGGGGTCAGGGTAAGTTGGGGGTTTTAAGGCTGCACATAAAATCTGACAGTGGTTCCAACTAAACTCTGCCCACAATGGCACCTTTCAAATAAGTGAATATTGGCTCAGCAGTTGACATGTCAGTCTTATCTGCTGCTGTCCTGACAATCTTTCCCAACTCCTTATtcctttgttcattttaaagtgacattTTAGCCTTAAAATCATCATGACACATCTTTGTCCAAAATGAGGGCTAGGTTTAGTGGTCTCAAGTAGTGACCCAGGCCCTAGATCTAGAGGAGCACCACAATCCAAGTGTCATAAGACCTACTTGGATATTTATGACCATAGAGTCTGCTGCTGGGTGTCTTTTCTCAGTCTAAACATTATATGCAAACACTGTATTTCGTAGCAAATATGATTCATGCAAAAAATTATACAGCTTGCCTGAAGAGCGTTCATTAATAATTCATGGGAATGGACAGCTGCTAAATGTCTTGGTTGTTTTGAGGGGTTTTTGTTCCATTAATTTGAGTATGTTTTCCCAAATGATTACCACATGATATGTAAATCACAGTGTAGTGTGCAAAAGCAAGTCACATAAGCGTTATGCTGCATGCATTTCATTAATGAATATTATCTTCACTCatgttacattaaaattacacaactgaatgtaaacattaatgtatatcaacatgcattttctttaCCTTAATCAGTGAACCTGATGTAACGTCTGTAACATAAAAGATGACTAAAACATGTTTGGTCGATGTATGCTTCATTTCTTGACATaacaatatacataaaaataaatattgcaacatcttctacagagatgacacctctgcacatttcaatgcagTTAATGttcatttgctaaatttaaaataggcctgtgcaaatgttatggcacatttataagtaaagtttttattttttcccaatattttaaactcagTTTAATTGCACTTTGAGAATTTGAGACTATTGATTCTTTCTATAAACAGTACTGAAACGAGGGGTGCTTAGTAGTTAGCTGGCCGCTAAATTTCTGTCATACACTGCTGCTTTTGCCCGGCCTTTGTTAAGATTGTAATGTAAGAAACAGCAGAATATAGAGAACAAGTCATAAACTGTACATGAAAATCTACTGTACTAAATATTATGCTTAGCACATTTCCAATTTACTTTCACTCTCATGTGGATGAAATGTATCTGGATTTAGCTTTTATTCTTGGCACATACTTGTTGCatcaaatgaatataaataattaatgcCATGTCTAATTATGGTCACTTCTAAACCCTGTTTACTAGGTCACTGTGATTAACATAatgaaaatgacaataacaTGAACGAAAAGTCAAATCACTTCCTTAGAATTCCTCACCTCTCTTCTGCATAATGCTTGAAACATACTTGATAACACCTAATCAGCCACTGCTGAAGCTGAAGTGTTTACAGTAGAAGGTCAGCTATATAGCCTGTCCAGGGCTATAGGGGTGAAGACCTCCCGAGTAAGGACACAGATGAGCTTTTGACTCTGAATGGCACACTTGCACTGACCTCATGCCAACTTCCATCCAACATCAGCCGCTGTATGGAAACACACACAACTGAATTTATTCCAGAATTTTAAAGACACAATAGTAAACCATAGCCATGTGAAAAAGAAACCATCAAAGGTTAtacaaaaaaagctaaaagacCATTATTTTCACTATAATGTTCTCCTTGAATATTACAAACGGCCTTGTGTAGTATAATTATATCATTTTACTGTACTTTAGATTGCACTAtaaggcaaaaataaaacattgtgtttaGTAGCACATGCTTTTCAGGGAGATGTTTACAGTACGCTGAATTCACCTCATGAGTTGCTTGCTTTGCAATGACAAATGAtgcaaatgttttcttttttaaaatgccaTTGTGATAACTATTGTTCATTTGTGTAATTCAAGCTTTTATGCTGAAGCACTTATTATCCAGTGCAAACATAATGGACTTTTTTGTGTGGGAAGTTGTGTAGTCATTTCTAGGCTAACCAAGAGATCAGCACAAGAAAATCTGTAGCTGATGTTAAGCTCTATGAGCAAAGACTCCCAAGGCTTTGCTCCCTTACCTGATTTATGCCTGAGCACTAAAGCATGCTTACTAGCCTGTGGAAAGTTTCCAGACATATTGATTCATCAGGCGAGCAATACGCAGGCATAGTTTGAGGGTCTTGACCTCAGCTTGGCCTGCGTTTGCTGCAATTACGTCAGGGTATTTTTAGCGAGTATGCCCTGTGGACATTTGGATGGCCTACCAGAGCTTATTTACGTTAGTGCCAGTGTCTTCttgtaatgtaaattaaatCCTCAAAGCTCTTTCTCCAAAGTGGATCTATGCAAGGCTGCATTTTACATTAGCACCCAGCTGCCTGCAGTTTCACAATTACTGTTCCACTCTATTACCTTGGAGCATTTGTCATCATAAAGCGCAACACAGGTATTTTAAATAGGCCCATGTGGATTTTGACTAAACGGTCCTACTTTTTTTCTGGTTTAAGGCTTCCTGCAGAAGTTGGAAGAAGGTTGGAAATCAGCTTAATGTCCTCCAGTCCAAAGTTCAAtcattataaaatatacatgaGCACTTAGGTAACTTCTACGAACGATGTTAAAGTTGTAAAGTATTGCACAGTATAAATAGCCGAAGTGTAAGTCATCGTTAGAGAAAAACAGCACCATGAAGTGTAGAGTTTACATCTAATTTCTTAAAATCCACGTCTGTGCCAATGCAggagatatattacacttagtCATAATAGACATACCATACCACCATGCAAGTCTGAGGCAAGCTGTCCATGTTTTAAACAGGTGTCAGAGGACTCCATCCAGAAACATGCCATGGAAGAAATCAAGCGATGGTGCTGACATACGgtaataatgttaaataatcATTTAGCTGTGGGGTTTCTCTCTGATGTCGCAGCTGAACGAAAGCTTTCAGTCTGTTTGCCGCTTACCTCACTGCACTGAATAGGCTTCTTTGTACAGCTCCAGGCCTGAATGCTGAAGCTGGCACATGCCTCCATTTCTGGGCTGATTAGATTAGCCTATAAGGAAGACATGGCAGTTAGCAGGACAGCTCACAGCTGTGACACAAGAagcattaaacaaatgaagtcCATTTTATGATTACTGCTTACTCTTTGCTCAAGCTCCCACAACTGTTGTACACGTGGCTTCACAAAATTCATATTTCGAGTGGATGTGATACGGCATTGTCTCAATTCCAGAAAACCAGTAGTAGCTGAAAATATGGCTTATATTGATATATTGAtattttctcacacacacacacacacagacacacacacacacatacacacacataaacatgcatatatatatatatatatatatgcatgtttcTTAGAGCATTCAACGTTATACAGGTAAAGTATTTGAAACGAAATATGTATAGTGTTCTGAACTAATGTTGTAACCACAAGCTAATATGTTTGCCCCAAGCTACATGCATCATATTCTCCCAATACAGCACTATTAAATCCTGCATCCTAAGTATGTATAAGTACGTTCCAGATTATTTGATTACACTAAAATCCCTCACATTACTTTGAGCAATGACTTTAAATACTCACTGAAGCTTTTGAATACTACAACAATGAGCCTATAAAGAAGCTACTGCACCAGAATCCGAAGAGTTCAGTTAATCCCAGATAGCAAGCATATATATCGGGGCACTGGCTTGATAAGGGTGGCACCCCACATTTTATGCCACTGCTGGCCCACCCCAGACCCCCctgattactgtcctgcatagcTCTAACTACTTTTTAATATCCTCGAACCGATTTTAAATACACAtgtcttttattttggaaaataaactaagacaagTACTAGAAACAActgatttaattaataaataaataaaactggtcCTAATCTTAAATGATTTTGCTGAAAGTGTTGCTGTGGGCACTGTGCTATATTATTCAAAAATGACTAGAATGAGCCATGAAAAGTGGCATGTTGTCCAGTTCTCTGCCTAACCCCCGGTGGGCCACCTGGAAACTGCtccactatcctcttgctatctgGTATCTCTTCTTCTCAAAAACGAACAAATATGAAACACTGACATAAACAGGTTTTTAACTGCCTAATGAATCATATCATGTTATCATGTCTGTTGAGCAGGGGCTTCACTAAACTGTGGTTGGTAGTGACAACTGGATTTGGCCAGTGCTACCTTAGATTCTTCATATTGAAAGCCCCTTCAAATACTAGCAAAAGCACTGTAGGGCCGTGCTGGAATCTTATTTAATCCTGAGTTTATTAATTGTTTGTAATTGTTGTAATTCCCATTAATACCACATGGCGGCAGCATCAGCTCTAAAATGTAGAGGAGTTGCAGGCCGATGGACTTACATGTGAATTTCATGGCACAGTCCAGGCAAATTCTGAGTGTAAGGAGGTGAGGTCTGTAGACCACGTGCTTTGCCTATACATGAATAAAGAATATTATCCAATATTTTTTGTGATCAAAACAAACGTGTTCTAGCAAATTAACAAATAACtatatcaataaataaaataacttcgTTTTTGTATATTGTTCTTTCCTCTCATAGATTCTAAGGCTAAATGGATGCCAACATAGTACAAATGCATGGACCTCTCATGCCATACAAGTGCACAGGCTTTATTTAGGATCACTTGTATTGGTcaatgcacattttccatcgaGTGTTACTGTCTAATCGTCGAACCCTCAAGAGACTAGAAGAAAAAGGTGttgaattatttattcatgctgatggttcttcaaggttagGTTAGAAGCCTTCCAGGCTGTGCAAGAATGGTTTGCTCTTTAATCTTCTAGACTTTCTATTATAAATCCAAAGAATTACTATTAAGTAAACATAACcagttattcagtaaatactatgaaaCCAGTATGTATGTTAAGTAGTTAAGAGATTGAGGAACTCAAGTATGAGCCAAGGTTTAAGGtgttaatataataatgtaatgaTAATGGTGCTTATAGTGTTTATATATCATGCTTGCACTTATGTTCGCAGCTCTGTTGCCTTGTCATGCTTTGTTTAGCAGCAATGTCGACAAGGTTCGCTCAGCGCTTATGAGCTACTGGGCCCAGCCCCCCAGACAACCGACTGTTTGCGGGAATCACTTTTGTGCGATTGTATCTGAGTTCCTCTAAGGTTTCTTGGACCTGATGTACTGCATCATCATCACTCCTAACCTTGGCCTATAGGGCTCCACTTTCTGTTGCTGACTATAATTACTGATGGAGACAGGGAGGGATGGACACATGTGGTTGGACAAATACACACCAAGCAAACTAAGctagagagaaagtgaaaggaaaatgtTCAGACAAATGTTCTACATGAACGGAagcaaaaaagagaacaaagcAGCTGAACGTTGAATGGATGGCTATGGACTGACATTATGGATGGTCTATTGAGTGGAGATAGGATGCGCACTAATGACCCCTTAATAGATACGCTATTCTTACCTATCCCTCCTCAAGCCAGTTAAGAACATCTGGAGCTGCTGAGGATGCTTTTCCACAAGTTTCTCCTGTCAGTGCTTCACGAAAAGAGCTTGAGTGTGGGCACTGCAGTGTGCTGTTGAAGTTAATGTACCCAGCAACAGATTCAATTAGCCACTGGGGAAAATGATAGTTGGAGGTCACATGTTATTGTCTAAATACTGTAAGCAGGAAGGAGTTTTTAGACTATATTCCAGTAACACTTTATATTAAAGGTACGTGATCTGCCAGTAATTAAGGCATTTAgtaatgaataattaatcaGAAAGTTATGAGTCATTAATGTCATGAATAAGCTACATATTAACAACTATTAGATTAAATTACTCCACATTAATTAATGCAAATACTAATGAATGTTGTTAATTAAGCTGTTAATTAAGCATGCGAAAAGCAAGTTAGTACAAATTGGGCTGCTGTTAGAAGCTCTTTTGGTTTCATTGTATTCATGTAATTTATACTATCACCTATAACACTCTGCTGTCTCATACTTTTACAACATAAATGTAAagtgttgtgtttatttagtttgtttacagaaaacgtttgGAAAATATAAAGGTATTTCCCATTATACATCTGATTTTAATTGTTAtgtctaatatatatatatatatatatatatatatatatatatatatatatatatatatatatatatatatatattataattgaAACAGCAACTTGGAATGAAACTCAACTGTTATTGCAGCTATATTGCTTCGCCAGTAGGTGGTAGCAATTGCAGTTGTCAAGCAGCCATAGAGCTTTGAGTAAATATTTCTATTAAGCCGTTTGAGACAAGTGAAAGGAAAGCACTTTTGTCCAACATGAAAgcatttttcttacttttacaGGTGAGATATTAATACGCGTACTGGATTCTACACACAATTTGCATCGCAgatataatgtttatatgtgGTTCTGCCTGAGTGTTGTGGATGTCGTGCGTCACGTCTTTTCAGACTACCGTGTAAAACATACAGATGCATCTGTggtaaaaaagaacattttcagaaGCTGTTATCTCTGAAATTGTTGTAAAGTCGCTATATTAAACATTTGACTTGGTGCTGAATATTTGCAGTAAACCTCCTTGGGGTTCAGAGTAGTAAGAATGTTGTGTTTCTCAGAATCATCGTGTGATCCTATTAACTTTGTGGCGTCAGACAcgtctttttctgtttgtttaaaaGTATAAAGGTGTACATGTTGATTTTAGCCTGTGTAGTTCATTTGTTATTCCTCCTGTTACAGGGACTCTTATTCTGAAGAGCTGTGTGCAATGTGGCAGTGCCTCACAGTGTCTAGCAGCATACAGACCGAGAGCGTAAGAGTGCGCGCTAAGGGCCAGTCTAGAGCTGTATCCTCCTTTTTTTTGGACACCATTCTGAGTTTTTAAGTAAAGCTGAATTGTGGACTCGATGCTCAACTTGTCTGAAGTTATTGGTGGGCTGAATTCGAATGTCACTCCCTTGGGTCAAGAGATAAACTGCTGAAACTATAACTGCGGCGTGTTGTTCAAAAGCTCCACTCGATTCGCAtctcagatcctcacagcaacatCCCAACATCTAATGCAAAATCTTAGAAGTCCTAGAAGAGTAGAAActcttactgcagcaaaatggagacaaactccctattaataccattcatttcagaatgaatagatgtctacaaacttttggacatatattttattaacaGAACATCCACTGTCATATTAGTTGCGTCGGCGTCCCATGGGGAGGTATAAACATtcattagccatgtttacatgcagcctaataatccgttaataatccgactaatagctcactTGGAACAGAATaggtccatgtaaacaccttaaTCGGAAcagactaatccgattgagatcattcggaatacagtttctatccgattgaaccaggtgggtaaacctgtaaataatccgttaaatagaagaataatagccgtgtaaacgcctgaatccgaatACACTCCAATCGGATCGTGTAAGtatgttctgcgcatgcgcgtcatAGCGTAGGGTTATACTCTTAGcgttaaaagacggcggcgggacggacgtccagcttctgtgtctcagagcacgacgtgtTCCTCTCGCTTTAGAAGTACATGTGAAGAACTTTTTCTGACGTtagtttaaagcagttaaaaactcAAGCGCGTCAACTGGAAACTCACGTCAggccgactggacctcacgtgatgctcgctgtcctggtaacgttcactctaagccctgctccacgcatgcgcgtcattttgcatcggattaaatgtaaacgaagattttcatcagactgttgaatagagtgagaataaacacctcagtctgaatctgtaatcctattgtattcaatcggattggcaaaaatctttgcatgtaaacacagccattgtgTGCGTAACTGAAAGGAAGAAAGCTGAACCCACACCAGCCGGACTTAATGAATGCACATGCTGTCTCAGATTGTATGCATATAAAGTAGAAGGCCCAAGACACAAAGTTAATTGATACTTAAAAAACCTGGCCAGACTTAATGGATCTGAATTTATTGTGCAGTATAATTGAGAATAATTTTATTCCACTAGCTCAATTCACTGATTAGTATTTATAATTGCTTTTCAAAGACTGCAAgcttcttaattttttttttttgcttgtattGATCATTTAGTCCCAGTCTTCTGTCATCATATTGCAGCTCTAAGAGTACCTGATGGTGAAAACTATTCAGACAGTCTGTAGGATGAACCAAATAGGTCCGAATAGAGAAGGGT includes these proteins:
- the LOC108434179 gene encoding transmembrane protein 74, which translates into the protein MASVELLCLDKERRDGPDWASSAVHVHRSQSAGDESPSEQHGCSPKSKAAVSERRCNSAPRTAPVKGLPGKHCHPPVEKVRVCCDQELETSFTYVDENVNLRLATPDKSDGTPCLGSSNEMHLDGLHELSLMSDLASESVGRPVDYGFISAVTFLVAGIILVIISYAVPREVNVNPDSVSAREMERLERESARVGAHLDRCVIAGLCLLTLGGVVLSTLLMVSMWKGEMYRRKAFAYSKHSTKLYGSINLRSKSSPGRSPSHSVVEEENGESIS